The genomic stretch TCGTTGGTGGGGCCGACCCTTTGAGCTTTAGCATCGTTAATGGACCTGGGCCTTAATGCTCAtcaatattacaaaaatttcaatatcaaaaaagaaaaaggtattgcaaataattaattaatacatgtCATCATATGGtcaaattttagttattttttcttttcgaAAGAGAAAGTTAATTATGGAGTGCTCAATTGTCATGGATGGAGCCTTGCATTCTTACTAGTGCTGTGCCATGCCCATATCACCAAACAACAATTCATCATCATATAAGTATTAATTCATATTCCAAGCGTACAACACAAACGCATTTTGttgatacatatataaatgGCTGGCTAGCTAGAAAACATGGATCCATGcatcatgtatatataaattattaattatctacACTTGATTTGTTTAAGAAACTTAAtgatatatagtatatattattatagtttagagagagagagagagagagagattgatgaGACATGGACCCATTAGACCGACCTCGTACCTAGCTAGCTACCTATTTGCATTGATCcttttttgatttatatatatatcatttattttcttaatatatattgattgtCCAGCATGATTTGAGGCAGGaatgccaaaattattaattagtattaatttttattagtttagttACTGTAggggggaggaggaggaggaggtctTGCTCCTGCTCTTGCTCCATGCTCTGTGATATGCGGGAACCATCGCAGGGAAGAACATCTGCCTGACTCCCTCGGCCTTTATAATTGGAAAAATGATGGCCGACGCGCCCGATATCAGTCTGGCTCCCAGCCATACTCGCTTGGGCCATGGAAACGGCACCAACAACCGCCCCACCCCATATATAGCCACCGCGAAGAAATGCATAACCAGCGTCAGGGGCCGAGGGTTGAGCCCCGAAAGCAGCGACACCGGCCCCTTGGAACATATTCCCCCCAGGCTCAGATAATCGAAGCAGGCCCTGCGCATTTCTTGCCTTGCCTGGTCTGGCGACGCGCAGAACACCTTGTAGAGCGCCCCCGCCAGGGTGTTTATGGTGGACGCCACCGGCTTCCGCAAGGTGTAGAAGGATTCCAGATAGCTGCACAGGGCGGCCCCGTCGTTGAGGTCCCGTATTGGCCTGAGAAGATCCCTTAGCACCACGATGTCCGACAGAGCCACGGTCATGCCTCCGCCGGTCAAGGGGTGCCGCATGTTGAAGGCGTCTCCCATCAGAAGCGCGCCCGGAGTGGGATGAGGAGCTGCCGGCATGCTCCGGTTGGGCATCGTCTTTATGTTCCCTTTGTCGATAGCCGCTACGAAGGCGTCGTGCAGTTGAGGTGGCACCTGAGGAGCCACCACCGTCTTCAAGTACGTAGCCATGTCGCCGTTGGAAATGGAAGGCACCTTTTGGCCAGGCACATCAACCAGACAGCGAATCTCGGTGCTACTGATGGGATAGAACAAGATGGGCGAGGGATCTGCCAGAATAACGTGGCCGTGATTTGAGAACGGCAGCTGACAATTCTCCAGCACCAACCCAACGAAACAAGAAGGCACGTCCACCTGCACGCATCCCGCCGATTGATATTCAATCGATCGAGAGAGAAGCCaagattgattaattattaattaattgatatacCAAGATTGATCACTAACTGATCGATTTATACAAATCAATATTTGTACCTTGGGATTGCAGACTAGGGAGCGCCTCAAATTGGAAAAGCAACCATCGCAAACAATTGTAAGAGGTGCGTAGGCGGCTTTGAATTCCTCCTCTTGCCCGTTCTTTCTCTTATACTGCACTCCCTTTACAGTCCCGTTTTCTTCCACCAGAGATGTTACAGTTCCTTCTTCCAGTGTTACACTGCAGTACGTAGTAGTAGTTTCAAT from Diospyros lotus cultivar Yz01 chromosome 9, ASM1463336v1, whole genome shotgun sequence encodes the following:
- the LOC127809901 gene encoding squalene monooxygenase SE1-like translates to MMKTTMMVDPRFLLGFFVSLLGFVLLYTSTSRKKKKNRPSFNSPTTQESYKTTSFSNPSPPTTDVIIVGAGVAGAALAYTLAKDGRRVHVIERDLTEPDRIVGELLQPGGYLKLMELGLQDCVDKIDAQRVVGYALYKDGRNAKLPYPLEKFHSDVAGRSFHNGRFIQRLRHKAASLPNVTLEEGTVTSLVEENGTVKGVQYKRKNGQEEEFKAAYAPLTIVCDGCFSNLRRSLVCNPKVDVPSCFVGLVLENCQLPFSNHGHVILADPSPILFYPISSTEIRCLVDVPGQKVPSISNGDMATYLKTVVAPQVPPQLHDAFVAAIDKGNIKTMPNRSMPAAPHPTPGALLMGDAFNMRHPLTGGGMTVALSDIVVLRDLLRPIRDLNDGAALCSYLESFYTLRKPVASTINTLAGALYKVFCASPDQARQEMRRACFDYLSLGGICSKGPVSLLSGLNPRPLTLVMHFFAVAIYGVGRLLVPFPWPKRVWLGARLISGASAIIFPIIKAEGVRQMFFPAMVPAYHRAWSKSRSKTSSSSSPLQ